One Denticeps clupeoides chromosome 3, fDenClu1.1, whole genome shotgun sequence DNA window includes the following coding sequences:
- the rgl3a gene encoding ral guanine nucleotide dissociation stimulator-like 1 isoform X2 — MGKWQLTMDPVQEWGDEAEDGVIYSVTLRRDPIQPSSEPQPVQYRTQKCRRVKAASPERLVWHLLDPENQDQDYSRIFLATYQAFICTFTLIKLLFQRDDMVANLDNNVCPRSFLRPLIQLWLDKYQEDLRDPPQHQALRLLTLHLRRRLCFRRLVHQAEALLKRFQDEVAEDRGSLKVFWPADTSPAAELAEVPASFMNFTAQSLAEQLTLLDAELFVKVVPFHCLGCVWSQRDKKDNSDLAPTIRATIAQFNAITNHVISSLLHHPSSPAQRAKVIEKWIAVAQECRELRNFSSLRAILSALQSNAVYRLRKTWAVVSRESAAAFDQLCETFPDENCVLSSREILVEEGSPQADDKSPQLCPTARQASTSTGVVPYLGTYLTALTMLDTALSDTVENGLINFEKRRREFEILSQIRNLQATCSQYSLTPHPHIMTWLKAANSLSDQESYELSRELEPPVDPCPSSPSSWSHCLIPKKISNLWSWNDGAHRKTHADQISVSSSGSSSSDLEDLSSLNTAGQPSKLASLSRLSPNVSEDLSSSSSSSSLSPSGFLLTNSRPDLSALNPDCSSAASSSSSSLPCYPVYNRQVDDSCIIRVSVDFGNSNNGNVYKSILLTSQDKTQQVVQRVLEKHNLEEMKCQDFTLSQVLCPEKELLIPDKANVFYAMRTTSNYDFVLRQRWNSDSKTAPILSRGTPH, encoded by the exons ATGGGGAAATGGCAGCTAACTATg GATCCAGTGCAGGAGTGGGGCGATGAAGCTGAAGATGGAGTCATCTACAGTGTGACCCTGCGCAGGGATCCCATCCAGCCGTCCTCAGAGCCTCAGCCGGTCCAGTACCGCACACAGAAGTGCCGCAGGGTCAAAGCTGCCAGCCCAGAGCGTCTTGTCTGGCATCTGCTGGACCCGGAGAACCAGGACCAGGATTACAGCCGGATCTTCCTCGCTACCTACCAAGCCTTCATCTGCACCTTCACCCTCATCAAGCTGCTCTTCCAGAG GGACGATATGGTTGCTAATCTGGACAACAATGTCTGTCCAAGGAG TTTTCTGCGACCCCTGATCCAGCTGTGGTTGGACAAGTACCAGGAGGACCTGCGGGACCCTCCTCAGCACCAGGCCCTGCGCCTACTCACCCTGCACCTGCGCCGACGCCTCTGCTTCCGCCGGCTGGTGCACCAGGCAGAGGCTTTGCTCAAGAGATTCCAGGATGAAG TGGCTGAGGATCGTGGGAGCCTGAAGGTGTTTTGGCCTGCTGACACCAGCCCAGCGGCGGAGCTCGCCGAAGTGCCAGCCAGCTTTATGAACTTCACAGCGCAGAGCCTGGCAGAGCAGCTCACCCTTCTGGACGCT GAGCTTTTCGTCAAAGTCGTTCCCTTTCACTGCCTGGGCTGTGTGTGGTCCCAGCGGGACAAGAAGGACAACTCTGACCTGGCCCCCACAATCCGGGCCACCATAGCCCAGTTCAACGCCATTACCAACCACGTCATTTCCTCGCTGCTGCACCACCCCAGCTCCCCTGCCCAGAGGGCAAAGGTCATTGAGAAGTGGATTGCTGTGGCTCAG GAGTGCAGGGAGCTCAGGAACTTCTCTTCACTGAGAGCCATCCTCTCCGCCCTGCAGTCCAATGCAGTCTACAGACTCAGGAAGACCTGGGCGGTGGTCAGCAG GGAAAGCGCTGCAGCGTTTGACCAGCTGTGTGAGACGTTCCCGGACGAGAACTGTGTCCTCAGCAGCCGAGAGATCCTGGTGGAG GAGGGGAGCCCACAAGCAGATGACAAGAGTCCCCAGCTCTGCCCCACGGCAAGACAGGCG AGCACCAGCACTGGAGTGGTGCCCTACCTGGGGACGTACCTGACAGCATTGACCATGCTGGACACGGCGCTAAGTGACACCGTAGAG AATGGACTCATCAACTTTGAGAAGCGGAGGAGG GAGTTTGAGATCCTTTCACAGATCAGGAACCTTCAGGCCACCTGTTCCCAATACAGCCTCACCCCTCATCCTCACATCATGACATGGCTGAAGGCAGCCAATTCGCTGTCTGACCAAGAGAG CTACGAGTTGTCTCGAGAGCTGGAACCTCCTGTGGACCCATGTCCCAGTTCCCCCAGTTCCTGGAGTCATTGTCTAATCCCCAAGAAGATCTC AAACCTGTGGAGCTGGAATGATGGTGCACACAGGAAAACCCACGCCGACCAGATCAGTGTGTCCTCCTCTGGATCCAGCAGCTCAGACCTTGAAGACCTGTCCAGTCTGAACACAGCCGGACAGCCAAGCAAACTCGCT TCTCTCTCCAGGTTGAGTCCAAATGTGTCTGAAGAcctctcatcatcatcatcatcatcatcattaagcCCCTCAGGCTTCTTGCTCACCAACTCCCGGCCTGACCTGTCTGCTCTGAACCCCGACTGCTCCTCtgctgcttcctcctcctcctcctcgttgCCATGTTATCCTGTCTACAACAGGCAGGTGGATGATTCTTGCATCATCAGAGTCAGCGTGGACTTTGGCAACTCTAACAACGGCAATGTCTACAAAAGTATTCTG CTCACCAGTCAGGACAAAACGCAGCAGGTGGTGCAGCGGGTTCTGGAGAAGCACAACCTGGAGGAAATGAAATGTCAGGACTTCACCTTAAGCCAAGTGCTGTGCCCTGAAAAAG AGCTGCTGATCCCAGACAAAGCTAATGTTTTCTACGCCATGCGCACCACATCCAACTACGACTTTGTCCTGCGGCAGCGCTGGAATAGTGACAGCAAGACAGCACCGATCCTCAGTAGAGGGACGCCACACTGA
- the rgl3a gene encoding ral guanine nucleotide dissociation stimulator isoform X4, whose protein sequence is MGKWQLTMDPVQEWGDEAEDGVIYSVTLRRDPIQPSSEPQPVQYRTQKCRRVKAASPERLVWHLLDPENQDQDYSRIFLATYQAFICTFTLIKLLFQRDDMVANLDNNVCPRSFLRPLIQLWLDKYQEDLRDPPQHQALRLLTLHLRRRLCFRRLVHQAEALLKRFQDEDSCTLSTTVAEDRGSLKVFWPADTSPAAELAEVPASFMNFTAQSLAEQLTLLDAELFVKVVPFHCLGCVWSQRDKKDNSDLAPTIRATIAQFNAITNHVISSLLHHPSSPAQRAKVIEKWIAVAQEFEILSQIRNLQATCSQYSLTPHPHIMTWLKAANSLSDQESYELSRELEPPVDPCPSSPSSWSHCLIPKKISNLWSWNDGAHRKTHADQISVSSSGSSSSDLEDLSSLNTAGQPSKLASLSRLSPNVSEDLSSSSSSSSLSPSGFLLTNSRPDLSALNPDCSSAASSSSSSLPCYPVYNRQVDDSCIIRVSVDFGNSNNGNVYKSILLTSQDKTQQVVQRVLEKHNLEEMKCQDFTLSQVLCPEKELLIPDKANVFYAMRTTSNYDFVLRQRWNSDSKTAPILSRGTPH, encoded by the exons ATGGGGAAATGGCAGCTAACTATg GATCCAGTGCAGGAGTGGGGCGATGAAGCTGAAGATGGAGTCATCTACAGTGTGACCCTGCGCAGGGATCCCATCCAGCCGTCCTCAGAGCCTCAGCCGGTCCAGTACCGCACACAGAAGTGCCGCAGGGTCAAAGCTGCCAGCCCAGAGCGTCTTGTCTGGCATCTGCTGGACCCGGAGAACCAGGACCAGGATTACAGCCGGATCTTCCTCGCTACCTACCAAGCCTTCATCTGCACCTTCACCCTCATCAAGCTGCTCTTCCAGAG GGACGATATGGTTGCTAATCTGGACAACAATGTCTGTCCAAGGAG TTTTCTGCGACCCCTGATCCAGCTGTGGTTGGACAAGTACCAGGAGGACCTGCGGGACCCTCCTCAGCACCAGGCCCTGCGCCTACTCACCCTGCACCTGCGCCGACGCCTCTGCTTCCGCCGGCTGGTGCACCAGGCAGAGGCTTTGCTCAAGAGATTCCAGGATGAAG ACAGCTGCACCCTGTCCACCACAGTGGCTGAGGATCGTGGGAGCCTGAAGGTGTTTTGGCCTGCTGACACCAGCCCAGCGGCGGAGCTCGCCGAAGTGCCAGCCAGCTTTATGAACTTCACAGCGCAGAGCCTGGCAGAGCAGCTCACCCTTCTGGACGCT GAGCTTTTCGTCAAAGTCGTTCCCTTTCACTGCCTGGGCTGTGTGTGGTCCCAGCGGGACAAGAAGGACAACTCTGACCTGGCCCCCACAATCCGGGCCACCATAGCCCAGTTCAACGCCATTACCAACCACGTCATTTCCTCGCTGCTGCACCACCCCAGCTCCCCTGCCCAGAGGGCAAAGGTCATTGAGAAGTGGATTGCTGTGGCTCAG GAGTTTGAGATCCTTTCACAGATCAGGAACCTTCAGGCCACCTGTTCCCAATACAGCCTCACCCCTCATCCTCACATCATGACATGGCTGAAGGCAGCCAATTCGCTGTCTGACCAAGAGAG CTACGAGTTGTCTCGAGAGCTGGAACCTCCTGTGGACCCATGTCCCAGTTCCCCCAGTTCCTGGAGTCATTGTCTAATCCCCAAGAAGATCTC AAACCTGTGGAGCTGGAATGATGGTGCACACAGGAAAACCCACGCCGACCAGATCAGTGTGTCCTCCTCTGGATCCAGCAGCTCAGACCTTGAAGACCTGTCCAGTCTGAACACAGCCGGACAGCCAAGCAAACTCGCT TCTCTCTCCAGGTTGAGTCCAAATGTGTCTGAAGAcctctcatcatcatcatcatcatcatcattaagcCCCTCAGGCTTCTTGCTCACCAACTCCCGGCCTGACCTGTCTGCTCTGAACCCCGACTGCTCCTCtgctgcttcctcctcctcctcctcgttgCCATGTTATCCTGTCTACAACAGGCAGGTGGATGATTCTTGCATCATCAGAGTCAGCGTGGACTTTGGCAACTCTAACAACGGCAATGTCTACAAAAGTATTCTG CTCACCAGTCAGGACAAAACGCAGCAGGTGGTGCAGCGGGTTCTGGAGAAGCACAACCTGGAGGAAATGAAATGTCAGGACTTCACCTTAAGCCAAGTGCTGTGCCCTGAAAAAG AGCTGCTGATCCCAGACAAAGCTAATGTTTTCTACGCCATGCGCACCACATCCAACTACGACTTTGTCCTGCGGCAGCGCTGGAATAGTGACAGCAAGACAGCACCGATCCTCAGTAGAGGGACGCCACACTGA
- the rgl3a gene encoding ral guanine nucleotide dissociation stimulator-like 1 isoform X3, with the protein MGKWQLTMDPVQEWGDEAEDGVIYSVTLRRDPIQPSSEPQPVQYRTQKCRRVKAASPERLVWHLLDPENQDQDYSRIFLATYQAFICTFTLIKLLFQRDDMVANLDNNVCPRSFLRPLIQLWLDKYQEDLRDPPQHQALRLLTLHLRRRLCFRRLVHQAEALLKRFQDEDSCTLSTTVAEDRGSLKVFWPADTSPAAELAEVPASFMNFTAQSLAEQLTLLDAELFVKVVPFHCLGCVWSQRDKKDNSDLAPTIRATIAQFNAITNHVISSLLHHPSSPAQRAKVIEKWIAVAQECRELRNFSSLRAILSALQSNAVYRLRKTWAVVSRESAAAFDQLCETFPDENCVLSSREILVESTSTGVVPYLGTYLTALTMLDTALSDTVENGLINFEKRRREFEILSQIRNLQATCSQYSLTPHPHIMTWLKAANSLSDQESYELSRELEPPVDPCPSSPSSWSHCLIPKKISNLWSWNDGAHRKTHADQISVSSSGSSSSDLEDLSSLNTAGQPSKLASLSRLSPNVSEDLSSSSSSSSLSPSGFLLTNSRPDLSALNPDCSSAASSSSSSLPCYPVYNRQVDDSCIIRVSVDFGNSNNGNVYKSILLTSQDKTQQVVQRVLEKHNLEEMKCQDFTLSQVLCPEKELLIPDKANVFYAMRTTSNYDFVLRQRWNSDSKTAPILSRGTPH; encoded by the exons ATGGGGAAATGGCAGCTAACTATg GATCCAGTGCAGGAGTGGGGCGATGAAGCTGAAGATGGAGTCATCTACAGTGTGACCCTGCGCAGGGATCCCATCCAGCCGTCCTCAGAGCCTCAGCCGGTCCAGTACCGCACACAGAAGTGCCGCAGGGTCAAAGCTGCCAGCCCAGAGCGTCTTGTCTGGCATCTGCTGGACCCGGAGAACCAGGACCAGGATTACAGCCGGATCTTCCTCGCTACCTACCAAGCCTTCATCTGCACCTTCACCCTCATCAAGCTGCTCTTCCAGAG GGACGATATGGTTGCTAATCTGGACAACAATGTCTGTCCAAGGAG TTTTCTGCGACCCCTGATCCAGCTGTGGTTGGACAAGTACCAGGAGGACCTGCGGGACCCTCCTCAGCACCAGGCCCTGCGCCTACTCACCCTGCACCTGCGCCGACGCCTCTGCTTCCGCCGGCTGGTGCACCAGGCAGAGGCTTTGCTCAAGAGATTCCAGGATGAAG ACAGCTGCACCCTGTCCACCACAGTGGCTGAGGATCGTGGGAGCCTGAAGGTGTTTTGGCCTGCTGACACCAGCCCAGCGGCGGAGCTCGCCGAAGTGCCAGCCAGCTTTATGAACTTCACAGCGCAGAGCCTGGCAGAGCAGCTCACCCTTCTGGACGCT GAGCTTTTCGTCAAAGTCGTTCCCTTTCACTGCCTGGGCTGTGTGTGGTCCCAGCGGGACAAGAAGGACAACTCTGACCTGGCCCCCACAATCCGGGCCACCATAGCCCAGTTCAACGCCATTACCAACCACGTCATTTCCTCGCTGCTGCACCACCCCAGCTCCCCTGCCCAGAGGGCAAAGGTCATTGAGAAGTGGATTGCTGTGGCTCAG GAGTGCAGGGAGCTCAGGAACTTCTCTTCACTGAGAGCCATCCTCTCCGCCCTGCAGTCCAATGCAGTCTACAGACTCAGGAAGACCTGGGCGGTGGTCAGCAG GGAAAGCGCTGCAGCGTTTGACCAGCTGTGTGAGACGTTCCCGGACGAGAACTGTGTCCTCAGCAGCCGAGAGATCCTGGTGGAG AGCACCAGCACTGGAGTGGTGCCCTACCTGGGGACGTACCTGACAGCATTGACCATGCTGGACACGGCGCTAAGTGACACCGTAGAG AATGGACTCATCAACTTTGAGAAGCGGAGGAGG GAGTTTGAGATCCTTTCACAGATCAGGAACCTTCAGGCCACCTGTTCCCAATACAGCCTCACCCCTCATCCTCACATCATGACATGGCTGAAGGCAGCCAATTCGCTGTCTGACCAAGAGAG CTACGAGTTGTCTCGAGAGCTGGAACCTCCTGTGGACCCATGTCCCAGTTCCCCCAGTTCCTGGAGTCATTGTCTAATCCCCAAGAAGATCTC AAACCTGTGGAGCTGGAATGATGGTGCACACAGGAAAACCCACGCCGACCAGATCAGTGTGTCCTCCTCTGGATCCAGCAGCTCAGACCTTGAAGACCTGTCCAGTCTGAACACAGCCGGACAGCCAAGCAAACTCGCT TCTCTCTCCAGGTTGAGTCCAAATGTGTCTGAAGAcctctcatcatcatcatcatcatcatcattaagcCCCTCAGGCTTCTTGCTCACCAACTCCCGGCCTGACCTGTCTGCTCTGAACCCCGACTGCTCCTCtgctgcttcctcctcctcctcctcgttgCCATGTTATCCTGTCTACAACAGGCAGGTGGATGATTCTTGCATCATCAGAGTCAGCGTGGACTTTGGCAACTCTAACAACGGCAATGTCTACAAAAGTATTCTG CTCACCAGTCAGGACAAAACGCAGCAGGTGGTGCAGCGGGTTCTGGAGAAGCACAACCTGGAGGAAATGAAATGTCAGGACTTCACCTTAAGCCAAGTGCTGTGCCCTGAAAAAG AGCTGCTGATCCCAGACAAAGCTAATGTTTTCTACGCCATGCGCACCACATCCAACTACGACTTTGTCCTGCGGCAGCGCTGGAATAGTGACAGCAAGACAGCACCGATCCTCAGTAGAGGGACGCCACACTGA
- the rgl3a gene encoding ral guanine nucleotide dissociation stimulator-like 1 isoform X1: MGKWQLTMDPVQEWGDEAEDGVIYSVTLRRDPIQPSSEPQPVQYRTQKCRRVKAASPERLVWHLLDPENQDQDYSRIFLATYQAFICTFTLIKLLFQRDDMVANLDNNVCPRSFLRPLIQLWLDKYQEDLRDPPQHQALRLLTLHLRRRLCFRRLVHQAEALLKRFQDEDSCTLSTTVAEDRGSLKVFWPADTSPAAELAEVPASFMNFTAQSLAEQLTLLDAELFVKVVPFHCLGCVWSQRDKKDNSDLAPTIRATIAQFNAITNHVISSLLHHPSSPAQRAKVIEKWIAVAQECRELRNFSSLRAILSALQSNAVYRLRKTWAVVSRESAAAFDQLCETFPDENCVLSSREILVEEGSPQADDKSPQLCPTARQASTSTGVVPYLGTYLTALTMLDTALSDTVENGLINFEKRRREFEILSQIRNLQATCSQYSLTPHPHIMTWLKAANSLSDQESYELSRELEPPVDPCPSSPSSWSHCLIPKKISNLWSWNDGAHRKTHADQISVSSSGSSSSDLEDLSSLNTAGQPSKLASLSRLSPNVSEDLSSSSSSSSLSPSGFLLTNSRPDLSALNPDCSSAASSSSSSLPCYPVYNRQVDDSCIIRVSVDFGNSNNGNVYKSILLTSQDKTQQVVQRVLEKHNLEEMKCQDFTLSQVLCPEKELLIPDKANVFYAMRTTSNYDFVLRQRWNSDSKTAPILSRGTPH, translated from the exons ATGGGGAAATGGCAGCTAACTATg GATCCAGTGCAGGAGTGGGGCGATGAAGCTGAAGATGGAGTCATCTACAGTGTGACCCTGCGCAGGGATCCCATCCAGCCGTCCTCAGAGCCTCAGCCGGTCCAGTACCGCACACAGAAGTGCCGCAGGGTCAAAGCTGCCAGCCCAGAGCGTCTTGTCTGGCATCTGCTGGACCCGGAGAACCAGGACCAGGATTACAGCCGGATCTTCCTCGCTACCTACCAAGCCTTCATCTGCACCTTCACCCTCATCAAGCTGCTCTTCCAGAG GGACGATATGGTTGCTAATCTGGACAACAATGTCTGTCCAAGGAG TTTTCTGCGACCCCTGATCCAGCTGTGGTTGGACAAGTACCAGGAGGACCTGCGGGACCCTCCTCAGCACCAGGCCCTGCGCCTACTCACCCTGCACCTGCGCCGACGCCTCTGCTTCCGCCGGCTGGTGCACCAGGCAGAGGCTTTGCTCAAGAGATTCCAGGATGAAG ACAGCTGCACCCTGTCCACCACAGTGGCTGAGGATCGTGGGAGCCTGAAGGTGTTTTGGCCTGCTGACACCAGCCCAGCGGCGGAGCTCGCCGAAGTGCCAGCCAGCTTTATGAACTTCACAGCGCAGAGCCTGGCAGAGCAGCTCACCCTTCTGGACGCT GAGCTTTTCGTCAAAGTCGTTCCCTTTCACTGCCTGGGCTGTGTGTGGTCCCAGCGGGACAAGAAGGACAACTCTGACCTGGCCCCCACAATCCGGGCCACCATAGCCCAGTTCAACGCCATTACCAACCACGTCATTTCCTCGCTGCTGCACCACCCCAGCTCCCCTGCCCAGAGGGCAAAGGTCATTGAGAAGTGGATTGCTGTGGCTCAG GAGTGCAGGGAGCTCAGGAACTTCTCTTCACTGAGAGCCATCCTCTCCGCCCTGCAGTCCAATGCAGTCTACAGACTCAGGAAGACCTGGGCGGTGGTCAGCAG GGAAAGCGCTGCAGCGTTTGACCAGCTGTGTGAGACGTTCCCGGACGAGAACTGTGTCCTCAGCAGCCGAGAGATCCTGGTGGAG GAGGGGAGCCCACAAGCAGATGACAAGAGTCCCCAGCTCTGCCCCACGGCAAGACAGGCG AGCACCAGCACTGGAGTGGTGCCCTACCTGGGGACGTACCTGACAGCATTGACCATGCTGGACACGGCGCTAAGTGACACCGTAGAG AATGGACTCATCAACTTTGAGAAGCGGAGGAGG GAGTTTGAGATCCTTTCACAGATCAGGAACCTTCAGGCCACCTGTTCCCAATACAGCCTCACCCCTCATCCTCACATCATGACATGGCTGAAGGCAGCCAATTCGCTGTCTGACCAAGAGAG CTACGAGTTGTCTCGAGAGCTGGAACCTCCTGTGGACCCATGTCCCAGTTCCCCCAGTTCCTGGAGTCATTGTCTAATCCCCAAGAAGATCTC AAACCTGTGGAGCTGGAATGATGGTGCACACAGGAAAACCCACGCCGACCAGATCAGTGTGTCCTCCTCTGGATCCAGCAGCTCAGACCTTGAAGACCTGTCCAGTCTGAACACAGCCGGACAGCCAAGCAAACTCGCT TCTCTCTCCAGGTTGAGTCCAAATGTGTCTGAAGAcctctcatcatcatcatcatcatcatcattaagcCCCTCAGGCTTCTTGCTCACCAACTCCCGGCCTGACCTGTCTGCTCTGAACCCCGACTGCTCCTCtgctgcttcctcctcctcctcctcgttgCCATGTTATCCTGTCTACAACAGGCAGGTGGATGATTCTTGCATCATCAGAGTCAGCGTGGACTTTGGCAACTCTAACAACGGCAATGTCTACAAAAGTATTCTG CTCACCAGTCAGGACAAAACGCAGCAGGTGGTGCAGCGGGTTCTGGAGAAGCACAACCTGGAGGAAATGAAATGTCAGGACTTCACCTTAAGCCAAGTGCTGTGCCCTGAAAAAG AGCTGCTGATCCCAGACAAAGCTAATGTTTTCTACGCCATGCGCACCACATCCAACTACGACTTTGTCCTGCGGCAGCGCTGGAATAGTGACAGCAAGACAGCACCGATCCTCAGTAGAGGGACGCCACACTGA